A stretch of Pseudolysobacter antarcticus DNA encodes these proteins:
- a CDS encoding YicC/YloC family endoribonuclease, translating to MIRSMTAFASAESATPFGALAFELRSVNHRYLEVSPRLPEELRALEPLLRERIAAKLTRGKIDVNLRFRPLQAGAAELKIDRELLARLSVIARELALDVPELKVGFTELLNWPGVLIQQDIDSDGLKQATLDLLDQAIEDMVATRQREGDRLAEFINERLSGVERIVADVRTWLPDIRAAARTRLDTRIAEIKQPLDPGRLEQELVMQLQKLDVDEELDRLGSHIAEARRILKLKEPSGRRLDFMMQEFNREANTLGSKSVDQRTTQSAVELKVLIEQIREQVQNIE from the coding sequence ATGATTCGCAGCATGACTGCTTTTGCCAGCGCCGAAAGCGCCACGCCGTTTGGTGCGCTGGCGTTCGAGCTGCGTTCGGTCAATCACCGTTATCTGGAGGTAAGCCCGCGCTTGCCGGAAGAATTGCGCGCGCTCGAACCGCTGTTGCGCGAACGCATCGCGGCCAAACTCACGCGCGGCAAGATCGATGTCAACCTGCGTTTTCGCCCGCTGCAGGCTGGTGCGGCCGAACTCAAGATTGATCGCGAGCTGCTCGCGCGGCTCAGCGTAATCGCGCGCGAACTCGCGCTGGATGTGCCCGAGCTGAAAGTGGGCTTCACCGAATTGTTGAACTGGCCCGGCGTGCTGATCCAGCAGGATATCGACAGCGACGGACTCAAGCAGGCGACGCTCGACTTGCTCGATCAGGCGATCGAAGACATGGTCGCGACCCGCCAGCGCGAAGGCGATCGTCTTGCCGAATTCATCAATGAGCGCCTCAGCGGCGTCGAACGTATCGTCGCCGACGTACGCACGTGGTTGCCGGATATCCGGGCCGCGGCGCGCACGCGGCTCGATACACGCATCGCTGAAATCAAGCAGCCGCTCGATCCGGGCCGGCTTGAGCAGGAACTCGTGATGCAGTTGCAGAAACTCGATGTGGATGAAGAGCTCGATCGGCTCGGTTCGCACATCGCCGAAGCGCGCCGCATTCTCAAGCTCAAGGAACCTTCCGGCCGACGGCTGGATTTCATGATGCAGGAATTCAATCGCGAGGCGAATACGCTCGGCTCGAAATCGGTCGATCAACGAACCACACAATCCGCGGTGGAGCTGAAAGTGTTGATCGAGCAAATCCGCGAACAAGTGCAGAACATCGAATAG
- the gmk gene encoding guanylate kinase → MPGTLFIVAAPSGAGKTSLVKALLEREPDIALSISHTTRPPRPGEIDGRHYHYCSRSEFEQLVRQNAFLEHAVVFGNRYGTSRAAVEAQLASGHDVLLEIDFQGAEQVRARMTCSSIFILPPSREELLRRLHLRGQDSEAEIARRTREARAEMLHHTEFDYLVVNDDFETALNDLRAIVTSQRLRRIQQTRRHAALIADLLKEA, encoded by the coding sequence ATGCCCGGAACGCTGTTCATCGTTGCCGCACCGTCGGGTGCCGGAAAAACCAGTCTGGTCAAGGCGCTGCTCGAACGCGAGCCGGATATCGCGTTGTCTATTTCGCACACCACGCGGCCGCCGCGGCCGGGCGAAATCGACGGTCGGCATTACCATTACTGCAGCCGCAGCGAGTTCGAGCAACTGGTGCGGCAGAATGCTTTTCTCGAACATGCCGTGGTGTTCGGCAATCGTTATGGCACGTCGCGTGCGGCGGTCGAAGCGCAGCTCGCCAGCGGGCACGATGTCTTGCTCGAAATCGACTTTCAAGGCGCCGAGCAAGTGCGCGCGCGCATGACCTGCAGCTCGATTTTCATCTTGCCGCCATCGCGTGAAGAACTGTTGCGCCGATTGCATTTGCGCGGCCAGGACAGTGAGGCCGAAATCGCACGGCGCACGCGCGAGGCACGCGCCGAAATGCTGCATCACACCGAGTTCGATTATCTCGTGGTCAACGACGATTTCGAGACCGCGTTGAACGATCTGCGCGCGATCGTGACCTCGCAACGCCTGCGACGCATCCAGCAGACTCGACGTCATGCCGCGCTGATCGCCGATTTGCTGAAAGAGGCATGA
- a CDS encoding ABC transporter ATP-binding protein: MAVVESSASKADADTLVRVRDLRTVLGGKVIFDGVSLDIPRGKITAIMGPSGTGKTTLLRHLTGQLLPDAGDVFIDGQNVPKLSRDALFKLRERIGYLFQNSALLTDLSVFENVAFPLREHAKLPEELIHALVLTKLQAVGLRGAAQLSPGELSGGMARRVALARAIVRDPMLILYDEPFVGLDPIALNQVLKLIRTLNQTLGITSVLVAHEFAAVRQIADLVYLIAGGKVAAHGTVDELMADTSPWTRQFFGGESDGPVPFHYPARDYAEDLGLAAPKSKAGAAR, encoded by the coding sequence ATGGCAGTAGTCGAATCCTCCGCTTCAAAAGCTGATGCCGATACGCTGGTGCGCGTTCGCGATCTGCGCACCGTGCTCGGTGGCAAGGTGATATTCGATGGCGTGAGCCTGGATATTCCGCGCGGCAAGATCACCGCGATCATGGGCCCAAGCGGCACCGGTAAAACCACGTTGCTGCGCCATCTCACTGGCCAGTTATTGCCGGATGCAGGCGATGTTTTTATCGATGGCCAGAACGTGCCGAAGCTCAGTCGCGATGCGTTGTTCAAGCTGCGCGAGCGGATCGGTTATCTGTTCCAGAATTCGGCGCTGCTGACCGACCTCAGCGTATTCGAGAACGTTGCGTTTCCATTGCGTGAACACGCCAAACTTCCTGAAGAATTGATCCATGCTCTAGTGCTGACCAAGCTGCAAGCGGTGGGGCTGCGCGGCGCGGCGCAACTCTCGCCGGGCGAACTGTCCGGCGGCATGGCGCGAAGAGTGGCGCTCGCTCGCGCGATCGTGCGCGATCCGATGCTGATTCTTTACGACGAGCCTTTTGTCGGCCTCGATCCGATCGCGCTGAATCAGGTGTTGAAGCTGATCCGCACGCTCAATCAAACGCTCGGCATCACTAGCGTTTTGGTCGCGCACGAATTCGCCGCGGTGCGGCAGATCGCTGATCTGGTGTATCTGATCGCCGGCGGCAAAGTCGCCGCGCACGGTACGGTCGATGAACTCATGGCCGATACCTCGCCGTGGACGCGGCAGTTTTTCGGTGGTGAATCCGATGGCCCGGTGCCGTTCCATTATCCGGCGCGGGATTATGCCGAAGATCTTGGTCTGGCCGCGCCCAAGAGCAAAGCTGGAGCGGCGCGATGA
- the mlaE gene encoding lipid asymmetry maintenance ABC transporter permease subunit MlaE: MNVKPQRFAPLSDSIAQIGACTLFLFSILAAVPRSLLKPRLLIQQIYFIGAMSLVIIMTCGLFVGMVLGLQSYNALSTFGATEKVSTLLALSLFRELGPVITVLLFAGRAGTSITAEIGLMRATDQLAAMEMMAVDPMSYVIAPRFLAGVISMPLLASVFNMMGILGGFLVTVSWLGVDSGTFWSNMTDSVALGKDILNGVAKAFAFGIVSTLIAVYQGYTTPATSEGVAYATTRTVVFSSIAILAIDFLMTAFLL, from the coding sequence ATGAACGTTAAGCCGCAACGATTTGCCCCACTGAGTGATTCGATCGCGCAGATCGGCGCATGCACCTTGTTCCTGTTTTCGATCTTGGCTGCGGTGCCGCGTTCGTTGCTCAAACCGCGCCTGTTGATCCAGCAGATTTATTTCATCGGCGCGATGAGTCTGGTCATCATCATGACCTGCGGCCTGTTTGTCGGCATGGTGCTCGGCCTGCAAAGCTACAACGCCTTGAGTACGTTTGGCGCGACCGAAAAAGTCAGCACCTTGCTGGCGTTGTCGTTGTTCCGCGAACTCGGGCCGGTCATCACCGTGCTGTTGTTTGCCGGCCGTGCAGGTACTTCGATCACGGCCGAAATCGGCCTGATGCGCGCGACCGATCAACTCGCCGCGATGGAGATGATGGCAGTCGACCCGATGTCGTACGTGATCGCACCGCGCTTTCTTGCGGGCGTGATTTCGATGCCGCTGCTCGCCAGCGTGTTCAACATGATGGGCATCCTCGGCGGCTTTCTCGTGACGGTGAGTTGGCTCGGCGTCGACAGCGGTACGTTCTGGTCGAACATGACCGATAGCGTCGCGCTCGGCAAGGATATTTTGAACGGTGTGGCGAAGGCGTTTGCGTTCGGTATTGTCTCGACCCTGATCGCCGTGTACCAAGGCTACACGACACCGGCGACTAGCGAAGGTGTTGCCTACGCGACCACGCGCACGGTGGTGTTTTCCTCGATCGCGATCCTCGCCATCGACTTTCTGATGACTGCATTTTTGCTGTGA
- the rpoZ gene encoding DNA-directed RNA polymerase subunit omega, with product MARITVEDCLEVVDNRFELVLMATKRARQLSKGADPFVDAVNDKPTVLALREIAGRKVNRAQIDEIEKQERARAEREALEWAAAEVDDDISKGGDD from the coding sequence ATGGCTCGCATTACCGTAGAAGATTGCCTCGAAGTGGTGGATAACCGCTTCGAATTGGTGCTGATGGCGACCAAACGTGCGCGCCAGTTGTCCAAAGGTGCTGATCCGTTCGTTGATGCCGTCAACGACAAACCAACCGTGCTCGCTCTGCGCGAAATCGCTGGCCGCAAGGTTAATCGTGCACAGATCGACGAGATCGAAAAGCAGGAACGCGCCCGCGCCGAACGCGAAGCGCTGGAATGGGCGGCCGCTGAAGTCGATGACGATATTTCCAAAGGTGGCGATGATTGA
- a CDS encoding STAS domain-containing protein gives MSVSAAPFQASAGNTPGSLMLSGVLDFATAPAVFAQSGEWFKPDICEIDLAGISKADSAALAMLVVWAAQVQWRGNTLSYRHVPEGLRALAKSCAVDAVLNIRAD, from the coding sequence GTGAGCGTGTCGGCGGCACCGTTCCAGGCAAGTGCAGGCAACACGCCCGGCAGCTTGATGTTGTCCGGAGTGCTGGATTTTGCAACGGCCCCGGCCGTGTTTGCGCAAAGCGGGGAATGGTTCAAACCCGATATCTGCGAGATCGATCTCGCCGGTATCAGCAAGGCCGATAGCGCCGCGCTGGCGATGCTGGTGGTGTGGGCCGCGCAGGTCCAGTGGCGTGGCAATACGCTGTCTTATCGGCACGTACCGGAAGGTTTGCGCGCGTTGGCGAAATCCTGCGCGGTGGATGCGGTGCTGAACATTCGCGCCGATTGA
- a CDS encoding MlaC/ttg2D family ABC transporter substrate-binding protein — protein MLRILAFSFFLGLAAIAPARAASPPPDQVVAGLVDDLSKTLDARRTELQANREELLKTIDRLLLPHFDIDYASILVLGQYAPKATPEQRARFAKAFYNSLAHRYAEGLLKYTEGRVKVLAFRGELNDKRTIVQTQVALDDGKNASVDYAFRKTKDGEWKAYDVIIEGISYISNYRNQVAAEIQKTNIDALIARLETQGEKALESMEDDKK, from the coding sequence ATGCTGCGAATTCTGGCTTTTTCCTTCTTCCTCGGGCTAGCCGCCATCGCGCCGGCACGTGCCGCGTCGCCGCCGCCGGATCAGGTTGTGGCGGGGCTCGTCGACGATCTCAGCAAGACCCTCGATGCGCGTCGTACCGAGTTGCAGGCGAATCGCGAGGAGCTGCTGAAGACGATCGATCGTTTGCTGCTGCCGCATTTCGATATCGACTATGCCTCGATCCTCGTGCTCGGCCAGTACGCGCCGAAGGCCACGCCGGAACAGCGCGCGCGCTTCGCCAAGGCGTTCTACAACTCGCTCGCGCATCGTTATGCCGAAGGCCTGCTCAAGTACACCGAAGGCAGGGTCAAGGTGCTGGCTTTCCGTGGCGAACTCAACGACAAGCGCACCATCGTGCAGACCCAGGTCGCGCTCGACGATGGCAAGAATGCTTCGGTGGATTATGCGTTCCGCAAAACCAAAGATGGCGAATGGAAAGCCTACGACGTAATCATCGAAGGTATTTCCTACATCAGCAATTATCGCAATCAGGTTGCCGCTGAAATCCAGAAAACCAATATCGATGCCTTGATCGCTCGCCTCGAAACTCAGGGCGAAAAAGCTCTTGAATCGATGGAAGACGACAAGAAGTGA
- a CDS encoding MlaA family lipoprotein, with amino-acid sequence MPTAKFRWILNFALSASAALVLTACAPAKTRTDDPWEKFNRQTFAFNQTMDRVAIRPAAQTYRAVTPAPVRRSIGNFFTNIRLPVTVVNELLQGAPRDALVTSSRFAVNFTFGIAGFFDPASKMGVPLSDQDFSVTLAKWGVPDGPYLVVPFLGPTTARDILHFPVDSFYNPIEMYPAARGDWYTYTPELLFLITKRTNQLDSDSVLANAYDPYVFVRDAYRQVMLHYIYAGDPPSDVLDQMQGINDNQAEKLLEEQQKVENKPATQNPPSKH; translated from the coding sequence ATGCCGACTGCCAAATTCCGCTGGATTCTCAACTTCGCCCTGAGTGCAAGTGCGGCGCTGGTCTTGACCGCCTGTGCACCCGCCAAAACGCGCACCGACGATCCGTGGGAAAAATTCAATCGCCAGACGTTTGCGTTCAACCAGACCATGGATCGCGTCGCGATCCGGCCTGCGGCGCAAACTTACCGCGCCGTTACACCGGCACCGGTACGCCGTTCGATCGGCAATTTCTTCACCAACATCCGCTTGCCGGTGACCGTGGTGAACGAGCTGCTGCAAGGCGCGCCGCGTGATGCGCTGGTCACGTCGAGCCGATTTGCGGTCAACTTCACTTTCGGTATCGCCGGATTTTTCGATCCGGCCTCGAAGATGGGCGTGCCGCTCAGCGATCAAGATTTCAGCGTGACCCTGGCGAAATGGGGTGTGCCGGATGGCCCGTACCTCGTGGTGCCGTTTCTGGGTCCGACCACGGCGCGCGACATCCTGCATTTCCCGGTCGACAGTTTCTACAATCCGATCGAGATGTATCCCGCCGCACGCGGCGATTGGTACACCTATACGCCCGAGCTGCTGTTCCTGATCACCAAGCGCACCAACCAGCTTGATTCGGATAGCGTGCTGGCAAATGCCTACGATCCTTACGTGTTCGTGCGTGATGCCTATCGCCAGGTGATGTTGCATTATATCTATGCGGGTGATCCACCCAGTGATGTGCTCGATCAAATGCAGGGCATCAACGATAATCAGGCCGAGAAGTTGCTCGAAGAACAGCAGAAAGTCGAGAACAAACCGGCCACGCAGAATCCACCGTCGAAACACTGA
- the mlaD gene encoding outer membrane lipid asymmetry maintenance protein MlaD — MSQKRSFQFGTGLFILLGFAALGFLATQTTSLANYTEGATYNVVGHFTNIGQLKLRAPVKIAGVRIGSVKAITLTPDKLDAVVTLGIDKRYVQIPDDSAAAIFTSGLLGDQYVGIQPGGSPDMLKEGDQFVLTQNAMQLEELIGKFLVGSDTPKKDAPPKPAADGADKSAADKPAPQPNK; from the coding sequence ATGAGCCAGAAACGCTCTTTTCAATTCGGCACCGGGCTGTTCATTCTGCTGGGTTTTGCGGCGCTCGGTTTTCTCGCGACACAAACCACCAGCCTGGCCAACTACACCGAAGGCGCGACCTACAATGTGGTTGGTCATTTCACCAATATCGGCCAGCTGAAATTGCGCGCGCCGGTGAAGATTGCGGGTGTGCGCATCGGTTCGGTCAAGGCGATCACGCTCACGCCGGACAAGCTCGATGCGGTGGTCACGCTCGGCATCGACAAGCGTTATGTGCAGATCCCGGATGATTCCGCCGCCGCGATATTCACCAGCGGTTTATTGGGCGACCAGTACGTTGGCATCCAGCCCGGCGGCTCGCCGGACATGCTCAAGGAAGGCGACCAATTCGTGCTGACCCAGAACGCGATGCAACTCGAAGAGCTGATCGGCAAATTCCTGGTAGGCAGCGACACACCGAAAAAAGATGCGCCACCGAAACCCGCTGCCGATGGCGCCGACAAATCTGCCGCAGACAAACCTGCGCCGCAACCGAACAAATAA